In Aethina tumida isolate Nest 87 chromosome 2, icAetTumi1.1, whole genome shotgun sequence, the DNA window ttaaaaataatccccAAAACTATCAAcattcacaatattttaattgtctctATTTGTGtacaattatacaaattatatattagtaCTACATGTACTTTTTACCACACAAACTATTACAACTCATATCAAATTCCATTAAGATGGTTGGTTTTTCatcaaattgattaaattagtaGTCAGTAAATTTAGCATCTATttgtaactaataaataaatcttcaatatataatatattaaaaggtgATATTGAAAGTTGAATATggcagatatttaaatttatataccctCAATATGCAGTTCTAGGctgagtaaatatttatgcagtctataaatattttgaaatgtttaacttataaaattagtcTGCAGAGTAGTGCTTTTTATAACAGGATGTGGGTGATAttgcaaaattatatttgtattatatataatcattctattaagatttatttttaatttttatttacattttatatacttaattaaatttcctacATGTGCGATCTCTAGATACTTTTCTAACATCTTACctgatatttaaatgtttgtgaCGATCATTTCTTAGGaacttttttttacttttacttttaaaagttttaaattttagtactgTAAATATATCGCagttctgaaatttttatttttcctttataCCCCTGTTAAAATACAgataacttataaattaaaacacaaaaaacctCATTGAGCATCAAGATTTAAAGACTGTTTTCAAAGCGATGGTGCacatctttatttaaaaaaaaaaatctaaattctattctattctattctatttacAGTTTGATTTAAGAACTTAAAACAGCTTTTCTTTATAAGACCCTCTTTTACACACTACCTAAGGTAAATGTTTTGTTGATTAAAACTCATAtacaataatagtaatatatatatatttttttttgagctGAACACgtatagaaaataaagttatcaataataacaaaatatgaggataacatgtattttttatatatttttatatttgatatgtatttactatatattttgtcaaatttttgcTTATTATCATGTTGCCCCAAATTTATGTTGTCAAAGATTTCATTCAGCATCACAGCACACAGGTTTGCTTGACTACAATTCAAAAAAAGGTTTGACATAAAAcccatattttcatttaaccgTCTTTGTCGTTGGGCTAATGAgaattcataatatattttcaaaatttctgtCATTAAAGAACATTTCTCGAAAacagttcaattaatttaaatacattaatatgtttaaaaaaataaacatgcaTTTAAAATGGCTAATTTGTGGCCCAAAGGACCCCTATCTCTTTAggaacttattttattttaatggattAGGTATGAATGCGAAACAACAAGCAATTGGAAGTATACCCCATAAACAATTGGTAATCTCATAGATGACATGCAGAAGAGGTGTTAAGCAGTCATCGATACCCATGGAGGACAAAcgtcgtaaatatttttaataaatatttttttttattttttacttatctttaattatttttatttcatatatactGGGACACCCAAAATACTTTGTGATTCAAGATGGAAATATCtccttaattatattatctatTCACCAATACCGAGTCAAAGACGTCgagatttttgttaattaatcccATTCGAACTGGGACGATACATCGGATTTAGGGAGTGCAATCTTTCCATCAGAGAAATTGTCTCCCAAAAATAGGTGTGATTGAACATAATTTGGAAGCTGCTTTGTTAAATCCTGACTTTCCTTATTGATGAACATttgattagattttatttcatatatactGGGACACCCAAAATACTTTGTGATTTAAGATGGAAATACCtccttaattatattatctatTCACCAATACCGAGTCAAAGACGTCaagatttttgttaattaatcccATTCGAACTGGGACGATACATCGGATTTAGGGAGTGCGATCTTTCCATCACAGAAATTGTCTCCCAAAAATCGGTGTGTTTGAACATAATTTGAAGCTACTTTGTTAAATCCTGACTTTCCTTATTGATGAACATTAGATTTCGTATTATATAATTCCTAtaagacaatttattattagtaaattaatttcattcagCTAATAATCTGCTCTTGGTCAGGCGCAATATTTGGACGTTACCTAACATGACAGCGTTCTTGAAACTCTATTTTTAGTGTAAATCATttctctttttaaatttacctaGTAAATCTGTAGCAGTATGCTACTAGTataaaagtgtatttttttagtatttcttATTTGACTCTTAAGCTTTTTGAGGGGTGTTagtctcattttttattttttttacagtaattaaaaaatgcgaAAAACCTGGAAAAAGCCTGTAATTACATAGGACAGGACAACAGTCCTCGTCAGTCATGCTCATCAAAGAATATCGTATTCCTCTACCGCTTACGGTAGAGGAATACAGGATTGCTCAGCTCTACATGATAGCGGTGAGTAGCTATTTAGTGTAAATTATCTCATTTCATTCATAAACGTGtttcacatctatttaaattcatttctcctcattattgaatatacgaaatttttattatcatttaaaagaaattattgtaaatgtttaaactgtTATATTGTGTCCTACAAATGTTGTACATATATGTAAAATCAGAGtaagaaataattgttttaggtGAGAAAATCTGCATCCCGCACATCGCCAAAACGGCACAACAATTACATGGGAATtattacagtaaaaattttgtgatcgaaaaatattattattatttttaaagtgcgGTGTGTAGCTTTATTGTAAAGCACCGAGTTTCAAAGGCTGAGGCTGTCAAATCAAAAGTTTTTTCATGCAGGAATTTTAGGCTCATGAATGGtcaaaagaaaagaaatgtaactcaaaaaataatgtttttttttaaaaatttaatgttttcatgTACTTGCACTGCAATGTCATTGACATTAAACGGTTAATTCTGTCGATTCCGAAGTGTTCTTAGTACTGAAATTTCGGGCTTTTTATGATCTAATTTCGGcccaaagtaaaaattttgggctGGAAAAATAACGAAAAGATGGGGAGATGTAGCTTAATCGTAAAAGTAGACCCCACATAGAGTTTCTGGGATTGGGGATATGGAATcctgtgttttttttttctcgttAACATTAAACGATTAATTCTATTGATTACTGAAATTATACagaattacttaatattacaaaaaaacaacaacttgGAGCTTTGTTTAGTATATAAGAAGCCTGAAGTTCGCATACTGTGAActttttttttgcaatttgGCCCGCAGATTTGAAGTGGTTTCTATACTTGttctaatttaaacaaatttaaatttttgcacACCATCCCtttctgttaaattaaaagtgattCGTGTTTTTGATTCGTTTATTAATGGTTAGTTATAAGTGATATAGTTTTGTTATATCAACAATAAACACCAAAGAAGTATCATCAAGTTTCTCCACCAACAAAGTTCTTATTAGCGTTTCTATTCACAAAAcccaaaacaatattttaaaatattttatacttgaaGTTTTCcactatcaattaaaattaaaatattgagattaacttgaatttttaaacatctGAATGTTTGATTTGAATTCATTTACatctaaatttagaaatattaaaagccCTTGTGCCTTATTGATTGACATATTATGGCatccatataaaatttaatgttttctacTTAGAGGAACTAATCAATTCCCTATATGGCTTccataaattagaattaatagaaatctgtaaataactaaaataattttcgataTTTGTCCGTttctttactaaaatattaattattatgattataaattcaataattaatttaattcaatttgtaatttttgttaaatactttatttgtttattttgtattgtaaacTATTCTTCTTCGGtgcatcaaaaatttaatgctccatattatttgcatttaaatagtattaacttgattaatttaattcaatttgtaatttttgttaaatactttatttgtttattttatattataaactattcttcgatacatcaaaaatataaggctccattttatttgcatttaaatagaattaactggacttactatttattaataaagtgtatatttgctaatttcagaaaaaaagcAGGGAAGAAAGCAGTGGAGCTGGGAGTGGTGTCGAAATTCTTATAAATGAACCGTATAAAGATGGACCTGGCGGACAAGGACAATATACCAAGAAAATTTATCACGTAGGAAGTCATTTACCAGgtaaatacatatacatatacatatacatatacatatacatatacatatacatatacatatacatatacatatacatatacatatacatatacatatacatatacatatacatatacatatacatatacatatacatatacatatacatatacatatacatatacatatacatatacatatacatatacagctttaacagttttataacataatatttttaaaaataaacactatTTACAATGACACAcgttgataatatattttaaatttaaaggatgGATCAAAGGAATATTACCAAAGACAGTGTTAATGGTGGAAGAAGAGGCGTGGAATGCGTACCCATATACAAAAACAAGATACACATGTCCTTTTGTGGAAAAATTTTCTCTAGAAATTGAGACATATTATTTTCCTGATAATGGACACCAAGAAAATGTATTCAAGTTAACTGGAAGCGATTTTCGAAACCGGATCGTAGGTAAAATATTACCCTAATaacagtaatattaaatatacaaacaaatcattcaattttgtATCAGATGTAATCGACGTAGTAAAGGATCAACTTTACGGAGCTGATTATGTACAGGAAGAAGATccacaatattatatatctgAAAAATCTGGAAGAGGACCTCTCAATGCTGAATGGTTAGAGGAATATTGGGATGAAGTTAAAGGCAAAGAACAACCGTTACCAAGCGGGAAATCTTTGATGTGTGCTTATAAGTTATGTAGAGTCGAATTCAGATATTGGGGCATGCAaaccaaaattgaaaaatttattcacgACGTTGGTAAGggaatcaacttattcttaacAAATTGGTTTGATTTCATTCTAATGTTTTAGCTTTACGAAAAACTATGTTGCGAGCACACAGACAGGCTTGGGCTTGGCAAGATGAATGGCATGGATTAACAATGGCAGATATAAGAGAAATCGAAAAACAAACACAACTTGctctaaaaagaaaaatgggCCAGATTGAAGATGAAataggtattttatttatcaattcataaaaaaacgattaaaatttaacataatatatttaaaatttcagatgAGGATGACAACTTAAATAATAGTACATCTAAGGAAGATCCTGGCAAAACATTGGCTGCCACTCTAGGCAGTATAGAGGTATCAGAGGACAGCCCTCTGCTAAGcaaaaacaacaacatacCAACCATTCAAACAGCAACCAGTTCGGATGCAGATTTATCCCCAGAAGAAGATatgaaattaacattaaagtatGAGGCCTTACACTgctattcttttattaaactagTATCAAAATagcgtattattttatattttatagtactATAGACATCCTATTTTACTTTGTCTACAAagagtataaattaatttttaataggcGTGAAGATAAATGGCAACCATCAAGAGGATTGCATTCACCAAGCTCATCTTCCGTAAAAAGTTTTGATTTACAAGTTGCTAATTGGAGAATTGAAAGCTTAGGAAGAGATTCAGAGTCTGCATCTGATGAAGAATTTTTCGACTGCGAAGGTCAGTAACTTCATTATCTTTAATACGTAACTGATACTAACATTTGCAGACATAGCAGATTCATCATCATTGGCAAAGTGGAGTTCATTAGATCTTTTAGTTGAAGAAGATGACTCGACCTCTCCAACTGTTGTAATAGAGAGAAATGGTAAACCTATTTCAAtctattatagtttttaatgtttagtaatataattatttttcagatgACAGTATATTTTCTCCAACATTCCTACAAAGAGTGGCTAGTGAAAGAAGTAACAGGAAGGCGCTACACAGAGGAAAAGTAAATTCACTTGATGCTTCATGTCCAGAATCTCCCAGCGCTTCTCCTGCTCATCTTCCATGTAATACTACAGTATTATTGTTAGTTCTTCATGCAGGAAGTGTTTTAggtgaattatattttctttgaatacaagtgtttaatataatagtgCAACAtattcaatcatatttttGTAGACGCAAATGTGGACATGACTGCAAAGAAGTCTGATGTGACCACATTTCGAGGAGCATTTGAATCAGTTATGCGCCAGCATTATCCTTCTTTGGTAGGTCACATTGCAATAAGATTAGTATCTTGTCCATCCATATGTACAGAGGGATTGGCAATACTTTCAAGGTAAATTGGAAGTAataatcttataaaaatatatcaatacgTCTTTTAGTTTAAGTCCCTATAGTTTTGACGTATCCCCGTCCTGTCTAGACGTACCGCAAGTTACTCATGATTCCATTCCTATTGGTGCTATTCCTGTTTTGGCTACATCTACTCATGACTACCAAGATGCTGTGTCAAGGACAATCAATGCTGCAAATACAGCATATCAAGGTATTTTAAGTGAAATGCTTAATAGACTATTAAAAatcgtttatttattgtagacTTTATTAAATCCGAGGAAGGTCAAGGATTTACAGGACAAATTTGCTTTGTCGCCGACTCAATCGGTTCTATTTTGGGTTATGATGCTCTTTGCCGCACCACAAAATACGCTTCAAGACATGGAAGTGAAAACAGCATATTAGATAATGATGATTGTGGACGaggtaataaattagttaatagataataaatttaatttgtcacaattagaatttttattaaatgttagaGGAAAGTATTCGTTAAGTATTTTAACAATACTGAATGTAAAAATTACCGTAAATTTCCCATGGATGtgtgtaacattttttaaagaaaatctaaCTATTCCActggattaataaatatttaatcaattttagctagtagtatttactttattattggCGATGTATTTTTAGATGAAGTACAGGTAAACGAAACAGGTCATTTGATAGCACCTTCACCTCGTAGAAGGTCTTCATCCACCAGCGATCCGTCAggacaaattaaattggattttGATGTGTCAGATTTCTTTATGTTTGGAAGTCCTTTAGCATTAGTTCTTgcatatagaaaaatatctgCATCTGATGAAAAAACCAGTAAGTTTTGGACCAtgtctattttataatatacatataacgGGAGCAAAATGTTATTAGGCTGTTAATTACAGAAAATGTGTTTTGTAAAGGACAAGAAtctataattagattttaacatcgttttgaattattattattattaataatataataatttacattaaactcCTGTTATCAtactattgaaaatattttccattaatataatcatattatattattataattagtttgttATCATACTACaagttattgaaaaaatattacttaaaatttaataactgttacAGATAATATAACCCGTCCAAGttgtttacaagtttacaataTGTTCCATCCAACTGATCCTGTAGCTGCAAGATTGGAACCTCTTTTGTCTGCTCGTTTTTCAATATTACCGCCGGTTAACGTTGCACGATACGCCAAATATCCGTTAGGAAATGGTCAGCCTTATCATCTGCGTAAGttaattttcagttatgtttttTTTGAGATACGCTTTTGCTAatacaactaataatttttattaatatgcacTCAAATCTATTTAATAACTTCCTTATTATAGTTGAAATACTTCAAACAAATCCCCAAATATTTAGTGATAACGCTCAACCACGCCGTTTATCTGAAGTATCAATTCAGAGTACCGTTTCTggaattattgataatattccTCTGCAAGCTATTAACACCCGTGAGTATACTGTTGTACGGTCTTCAAGTTCCATGTTGCATGTGTAGTTGTCAaccattcataaaatttatttagttcatttaGCCTATTTatctatgttaaattaatctgtatctttacattaatttatcctttatgtaaatttgtgaaaaaacaaaaatattattcagtgatcatacttaatttataagtctttcataaaattttaatttgttaaagcCTATGCGAGCCgcaattaaatacttatttaaaaggtatgcaaaaaagatattaaataaatctttttacagaaattatatctattgaaaacataaataaaagaacaaaatatgtgtattgtacttaataactttaatattaaaaattaaacacacaataataattctttaaaatttatcgaaAACCATATGTTGGCCGCCACCCATGTTATATAATGTCTATGTAGCCtctccaaaattaaaatacaccaaaaaaaatgaaaatcaattagagcataatatttttctaataaaattgtttattctgATCCAATAAACTAAATGaatatagaaattaaacaaataaatgacaATAAAGGCACAAGgaaaaacaatacaatacGTATATACGTAATTAAGCTTTCTTTCATTTAATTGATCgtgaaaaagtttttttttgttgaagtTACATCCAATATTGGTTTACAACTAACTATACGACAATATATCATAAAACTTATCAGcactaataaaaagtaaataacaatagacgttattatattttatatttcttatatataaaattctcgtATCACAGTTTTCGTTCCCATACTCCTCCGAAACGACTTGACCGATTCTCATGAAATTTCGTGAGCGTATTGAGTAGGTCTGAGAATCGGCCAACATCTATTTTTCATCCCCCTAAATGTTAGGGGTAGTCCACccctaaattttttttttattttttagacagttgtcaagattgtcaatgattTACGAGTTTCGAACCGAAACTGATCAATATCAATCAATAACTGtcatattaactattaatcaTTCCTACACGAGCTGAACGCAATGAAGTCAGAAGATTAGAACAACGACAATCACGCCGTTTCACAGTCAATAGACGCAGAACAAATGACCAACAACGACAACAGGTATCTGATTCATTCCTGCGTCTAGCATTCCAGTATGAGCccgatattgaatattatgctCATTCAAAAGTGGTAATTGGTGCTATGGACAAGGAATGTCCGCATTGTCATGCtgtgaaattcaaaaatgagcCAGCTGGGATGTGTTGCGCGTCAGGAAAAGTGCAACTACCTGAAATTGAAACACCACCTGAACCATTGAACGGTTTACTTATCGGCACGGATCCAGATTCTAACGTGTTCCTGAAGTCAATTCGAACATTCAATTCATGCTTTCAAATGACATCGTTCGGAGCAACAGAAATAGTTCGAAATACTAATGCAAATGGTCAACATTACAATTCTACATTCAAAATCAGAGGCCAAGTTTATCATAAAATGGGCTCACTGCTGCCAATGCCAAACGAACCACATAAATTCTTACAAATCTACTTTATGGACGGCGAGGATTCCGGAAGCGCACTTGCCAATCGCGTGAATACACGTTGTGATTATAATAACCTTGATTCATTTTATGCCAGACGCATCGTCAGCGAGCTAGATGCTCTATTGAACGAGCACAActaattgttgaaaatattcaaatcacaTATGCACCAATTACAAAGCGATAATCACGCTATCGTCATTAATCCTGATAAAACACCGGCTGGAGAGCATATTCGTAGATTCAATGCACCAGTTGTTGATGATGTTGCTGGAATCATGGTTGGCGATTGTACAGCTGCACGAGAAATTGTGATTCGTAGAAGAAATAATCTTCAGTTCATTACTGACACACATCGTTCATATGACGCTCTCCAATATCCGCTAATATTCTTAAAGGGACAAGACGGATATtgcataaacataaaacaacgAGATCCCGTATCAGGTACTTCATTGATTATGAATTTgatcattaatcatttaacaaaacaattaaattattgaacgtaataaatttaaattaatttttatgaacaaatattaCAGGAGCTGAAACAAACAAGAACGTTAGCTCAAAGGATTATTATGCGTACCGATTAATGATTAGGCGTGGCCTGGACAACGTCATTCTACGATGTCGTGAGCTTTGTCAACAATTCATGGTCGACATGTACGCGAAGATTGAGAGCGAACGACTACGATACTTACGATATAATCAACTAAAGCTGCGCGCGGAAGAATACATTCATTTGCGAGACGCTATCACAACAACGCCGACGTCGCCGAAATTGGTAACCATGTCATTTTACCATCATCGTACGTAGGAAGTCCACGTCATATGCAAGAATATATACAGGATGGTTTGACATTCGTGCGCGAATATGGACGACCATGTTTATTTATCACGTTCACATGTAATCCAAAATGGCCAGAGATTGCATCTTTGCTACTGCCTGGCCAAAATGCAATACATCGCCATGACATTACAGCACGTGTGTTCAGACAAAAGTTGAAGTCTTTAATAAGTTTCATTACTAAATTACATGTATTCGGTCCCACACGTTGCTGGCTGTATTCGGTTGAGTGGCAAAAGCGAGGATTACCTCATGCACACATTTTGGTATGGTTAATTGACAAAATCCGTCCTGAAGAAATCGATAGTATCATTTCTGCGGAAATTCCAGATCCATCCACTGACCAACTGCTGTTTGATATTGTTACAACAAACATGATTCATGGTCCATGTGGTACTCTTAACAGTTCATCGCCTTGCATGGCAAATGgaaaatgtactaaaaatttCCCTAAAGATTTTACCAATGATACGGTCACAAATGTCGACGGATACCCAATATATCGTCGAAGAAATCCTGATAATGGCGgacaatcatttattaaaaatatcatcaacACAGACATTGATATTGACAATCGTTGGGTGGTGCCATATTCGCCTCTGCTGAGCAAGACATATAATGCTCATATTAATGTTGAGTTCTGCAGTTCTGTGAAGAGCATCAAATACATTTGCAAGTATGTCCATAAAGGCAGTGATATGGCTGTGTTTAGAGTGGAAAATACTAATGTGAATGCTCCTCCagtgaataaaaacaatgaaataacgCTCTACCAAATTGGTCGGTACATCAGCTCCAAT includes these proteins:
- the LOC109605849 gene encoding protein retinal degeneration B-like isoform X2, with translation MLIKEYRIPLPLTVEEYRIAQLYMIAKKSREESSGAGSGVEILINEPYKDGPGGQGQYTKKIYHVGSHLPGWIKGILPKTVLMVEEEAWNAYPYTKTRYTCPFVEKFSLEIETYYFPDNGHQENVFKLTGSDFRNRIVDVIDVVKDQLYGADYVQEEDPQYYISEKSGRGPLNAEWLEEYWDEVKGKEQPLPSGKSLMCAYKLCRVEFRYWGMQTKIEKFIHDVALRKTMLRAHRQAWAWQDEWHGLTMADIREIEKQTQLALKRKMGQIEDEIDEDDNLNNSTSKEDPGKTLAATLGSIEVSEDSPLLSKNNNIPTIQTATSSDADLSPEEDMKLTLKREDKWQPSRGLHSPSSSSVKSFDLQVANWRIESLGRDSESASDEEFFDCEADSSSLAKWSSLDLLVEEDDSTSPTVVIERNDDSIFSPTFLQRVASERSNRKALHRGKVNSLDASCPESPSASPAHLPCNTTVLLLVLHAGSVLDANVDMTAKKSDVTTFRGAFESVMRQHYPSLVGHIAIRLVSCPSICTEGLAILSSLSPYSFDVSPSCLDVPQVTHDSIPIGAIPVLATSTHDYQDAVSRTINAANTAYQDFIKSEEGQGFTGQICFVADSIGSILGYDALCRTTKYASRHGSENSILDNDDCGRDEVQVNETGHLIAPSPRRRSSSTSDPSGQIKLDFDVSDFFMFGSPLALVLAYRKISASDEKTNNITRPSCLQVYNMFHPTDPVAARLEPLLSARFSILPPVNVARYAKYPLGNGQPYHLLEILQTNPQIFSDNAQPRRLSEVSIQSTVSGIIDNIPLQAINTLQQKWWGGKRMDYALYCPEGLSNFPTNALPHLFHASYWESCDVIAFILRQVGGIEVTPLTGTEDREPSFKPGQPREKWNKKRTSVKVKNVAANHRANDVIVKEGAPQTLVARFMYGPLDMITLTGEKVDIHVMRDVPSGEWIQIATEITDKTGRVTYTIPDDKSLGYGLFPIKMVVRGDHTSVDFFLAVVPPKTECVVFSIDGSFTASMSVTGRDPKVRAGAVDVVRHWQELGYLIIYTTGRPDMQHRRVVSWLSQHNFPHGLISFADGLSTDPLGHKAAYLKNLIEKHGLVIYSAYGSAKDISVYTSLGLKQKQIFIVGKASKKQAGQATILTEGYAAHLTMLMSYGGTRPAQGNARMVIPRGYFGLPGQGFSRRRRSAKRATSYPISTDIPQTIERSLSTRRYQLPKPTVTIGNHGST
- the LOC109605849 gene encoding protein retinal degeneration B-like isoform X3, with amino-acid sequence MLIKEYRIPLPLTVEEYRIAQLYMIAKKSREESSGAGSGVEILINEPYKDGPGGQGQYTKKIYHVGSHLPGWIKGILPKTVLMVEEEAWNAYPYTKTRYTCPFVEKFSLEIETYYFPDNGHQENVFKLTGSDFRNRIVDVIDVVKDQLYGADYVQEEDPQYYISEKSGRGPLNAEWLEEYWDEVKGKEQPLPSGKSLMCAYKLCRVEFRYWGMQTKIEKFIHDVALRKTMLRAHRQAWAWQDEWHGLTMADIREIEKQTQLALKRKMGQIEDEIDEDDNLNNSTSKEDPGKTLAATLGSIEVSEDSPLLSKNNNIPTIQTATSSDADLSPEEDMKLTLKREDKWQPSRGLHSPSSSSVKSFDLQVANWRIESLGRDSESASDEEFFDCEDSSSLAKWSSLDLLVEEDDSTSPTVVIERNDDSIFSPTFLQRVASERSNRKALHRGKVNSLDASCPESPSASPAHLPCNTTVLLLVLHAGSVLDANVDMTAKKSDVTTFRGAFESVMRQHYPSLVGHIAIRLVSCPSICTEGLAILSSLSPYSFDVSPSCLDVPQVTHDSIPIGAIPVLATSTHDYQDAVSRTINAANTAYQDFIKSEEGQGFTGQICFVADSIGSILGYDALCRTTKYASRHGSENSILDNDDCGRDEVQVNETGHLIAPSPRRRSSSTSDPSGQIKLDFDVSDFFMFGSPLALVLAYRKISASDEKTNNITRPSCLQVYNMFHPTDPVAARLEPLLSARFSILPPVNVARYAKYPLGNGQPYHLLEILQTNPQIFSDNAQPRRLSEVSIQSTVSGIIDNIPLQAINTLQQKWWGGKRMDYALYCPEGLSNFPTNALPHLFHASYWESCDVIAFILRQVGGIEVTPLTGTEDREPSFKPGQPREKWNKKRTSVKVKNVAANHRANDVIVKEGAPQTLVARFMYGPLDMITLTGEKVDIHVMRDVPSGEWIQIATEITDKTGRVTYTIPDDKSLGYGLFPIKMVVRGDHTSVDFFLAVVPPKTECVVFSIDGSFTASMSVTGRDPKVRAGAVDVVRHWQELGYLIIYTTGRPDMQHRRVVSWLSQHNFPHGLISFADGLSTDPLGHKAAYLKNLIEKHGLVIYSAYGSAKDISVYTSLGLKQKQIFIVGKASKKQAGQATILTEGYAAHLTMLMSYGGTRPAQGNARMVIPRGYFGLPGQGFSRRRRSAKRATSYPISTDIPQTIERSLSTRRYQLPKPTVTIGNHGST
- the LOC109605849 gene encoding protein retinal degeneration B-like isoform X6 codes for the protein MLIKEYRIPLPLTVEEYRIAQLYMIAKKSREESSGAGSGVEILINEPYKDGPGGQGQYTKKIYHVGSHLPGWIKGILPKTVLMVEEEAWNAYPYTKTRYTCPFVEKFSLEIETYYFPDNGHQENVFKLTGSDFRNRIVDVIDVVKDQLYGADYVQEEDPQYYISEKSGRGPLNAEWLEEYWDEVKGKEQPLPSGKSLMCAYKLCRVEFRYWGMQTKIEKFIHDVALRKTMLRAHRQAWAWQDEWHGLTMADIREIEKQTQLALKRKMGQIEDEIDEDDNLNNSTSKEDPGKTLAATLGSIEVSEDSPLLSKNNNIPTIQTATSSDADLSPEEDMKLTLKREDKWQPSRGLHSPSSSSVKSFDLQVANWRIESLGRDSESASDEEFFDCEDIADSSSLAKWSSLDLLVEEDDSTSPTVVIERNDDSIFSPTFLQRVASERSNRKALHRGKVNSLDASCPESPSASPAHLPCNTTVLLLVLHAGSVLDANVDMTAKKSDVTTFRGAFESVMRQHYPSLVGHIAIRLVSCPSICTEGLAILSSLSPYSFDVSPSCLDVPQVTHDSIPIGAIPVLATSTHDYQDAVSRTINAANTAYQDFIKSEEGQGFTGQICFVADSIGSILGYDALCRTTKYASRHGSENSILDNDDCGRDEVQVNETGHLIAPSPRRRSSSTSDPSGQIKLDFDVSDFFMFGSPLALVLAYRKISASDEKTNNITRPSCLQVYNMFHPTDPVAARLEPLLSARFSILPPVNVARYAKYPLGNGQPYHLLEILQTNPQIFSDNAQPRRLSEVSIQSTVSGIIDNIPLQAINTLQQKWWGGKRMDYALYCPEGLSNFPTNALPHLFHASYWESCDVIAFILRQVGGIEVTPLTGTEDREPSFKPGQPREKWNKKRTSVKVKNVAANHRANDVIVKEGAPQTLVARFMYGPLDMITLTGEKVDIHVMRDVPSGEWIQIATEITDKTGRVTYTIPDDKSLGYGLFPIKMVVRGDHTSVDFFLAVVPPKTECVVFSIDGSFTASMSVTGRDPKVRAGAVDVVRHWQELGYLIIYTTGRPDMQHRRVVSWLSQHNFPHGLISFADGLSTDPLGHKAAYLKNLIEPFYVFCL